In the Hordeum vulgare subsp. vulgare chromosome 7H, MorexV3_pseudomolecules_assembly, whole genome shotgun sequence genome, one interval contains:
- the LOC123410280 gene encoding aspartic proteinase Asp1-like — MAAMWSPIIGLLLLLLQLAPSSSSYIQLPLQGNVYPVGYFFVTMYIGGKPYSLDIDTGSNLTWLECLHPNHQCKICKGPHPPYRPNRSHKMVNCGGQFCTDLHKDLPPYQDPPCHARQQHECHYHVRYVEGTSSDGFIVNDTVFVDVFAPSKRVQIFFGFGCGCNQQPQKYSPVDGILGLGMGKVGFVAQLKAHNVITKDIIGHCLSIDGGGYLFIGDYNFPAGVSWAPMRKYSHYYSPGPAQLLFGRKKIGSKTMMVFDSGTTYTYIPDGVYSQLLAEVKQSVSRSLERVTDQALPVCWKGPFASIQLVKGKFKPLALEFTNQVMHIPPENYLTLTQKKNVCLGILQTPKAGGQMMIIGDVTMQDLLVIYDNVDKRVGWVSKQCKHNLEIPSIRAL; from the exons ATGGCGGCCATGTGGTCTCCGATCATCGGactcctcctgctcctgctccaacTAGCGCCGTCCTCTTCCTCCTACATCCAGTTGCCGCTCCAAGGCAACGTCTATCCTGTTGG TTACTTTTTTGTCACGATGTACATTGGTGGGAAGCCTTACTCACTGGACATCGACACTGGCAGCAATCTCACGTGGCTGGAGTGCCTGCACCCGAACCACCAGTGCAAAATCTGCAAG GGACCGCACCCACCATATAGGCCAAATAGATCTCACAAGATGGTCAACTGTGGAGGTCAGTTTTGTACTGATCTCCACAAAGATCTACCTCCTTACCAGGATCCTCCGTGTCACGCTAGACAGCAACACGAATGCCACTATCATGTTCGGTACGTCGAAGGAACTTCATCGGACGGTTTCATCGTCAACGACACGGTGTTTGTCGATGTGTTTGCTCCCTCCAAGAGAGTACAAATTTTCTTCGGGTTCGG ATGTGGATGCAACCAGCAACCACAGAAATATTCACCCGTAGATGGCATCCTTGGACTTGGGATGGGAAAGGTAGGTTTTGTCGCGCAATTGAAGGCGCATAACGTGATCACCAAGGACATCATTGGGCACTGCCTCAGCATCGATGGAGGGGGCTACCTCTTCATCGGAGACTATAACTTCCCCGCCGGCGTATCCTGGGCCCCCATGAGAAAATACAG CCATTACTACTCACCTGGCCCAGCACAGCTGTTATTTGGCCGAAAGAAGATAGGCAGTAAAACAATGATGGTCTTTGACAGTGGTACCACATACACCTACATACCTGACGGGGTGTACTCCCAGCTTCTTGCAGAA GTGAAGCAGAGTGTCAGCCGCTCACTTGAAAGGGTGACTGATCAGGCGCTTCCTGTATGTTGGAAGGGCCCATTCGCATCAATCCAACTGGTCAAAGGGAAATTCAAGCCACTGGCGCTTGAATTTACCAACCAAGTCATGCATATCCCGCCTGAAAACTACCTCACACTCACG CAAAAAAAGAATGTATGCTTGGGCATCCTTCAGACACCAAAGGCTGGTGGCCAAATGATGATAATTGGAG ATGTTACAATGCAGGATTTGCTTGTGATATATGACAATGTGGACAAGCGCGTCGGATGGGTCAGTAAACAGTGTAAACATAATCTGGAAATACCATCAATCCGCGCTCTCTGA